A DNA window from Hemitrygon akajei unplaced genomic scaffold, sHemAka1.3 Scf000109, whole genome shotgun sequence contains the following coding sequences:
- the LOC140723320 gene encoding NLR family CARD domain-containing protein 3-like → MELLGREDSAQSVVYTFPHLTIQEFVAAVAQFLTLHPEDILRFLTEVHNRTDGRFEVFLRFVAGLSSPMTARGLEEFLGPFPHETTCRVIDWVKEEVKRQSENTTSEAGKRRLLNTFHYLFESQNRELAQTALGSVEELSFSGMTLIPVDCAVLSHVVRLCDTIKRLDLSYCHILCEGIQRLGPWLHKFQVLSLGRNDLGDSGVKLVSEALKNPECKIQTLNLNHVELTDSGAEDLASALSTNRSLMELDLGWNPLTDQSVPALRRLILTHPSLEQIMLAVNNFSGTGENELESLQESRPGLRVYL, encoded by the exons atggagcttttggggagagaggattctgcccagagcgtggtgtacacattcccacacctcaccatccaagagtttgtagctgcagtcgcacagtTCCTGACTCTACATCCCGAGGATATCCTGAGATTCCTCACTGAAGTTCATAACAGGAccgatgggcgatttgaggtattcctCCGTTTTGTTGccggtctctcctccccaatgacagctcggggtctggaggagtttctgggtccatttcctcatgaaacaacctgtcgggtgattgactgggtgaaggaggaggttaaacgccagagtgagAACACGacgagtgaagctggtaaaaggaggctcctgaacacatttcactacctgtttgagtctcagaatcgtgaaCTGGCTCAgaccgcactgggatctgtggaagaactttcattcagtggaatgacactgatcCCGGTTGACtgtgcggtcctgtctcatgttgtcagactctgtgatacaataaaacgtCTCGACTTGTCGTACTGCCACATTttgtgtgaaggaatccagcggctgggaccctgGCTGCACAAGTTCCAGGTATTGAG TCTTGGGCggaatgacctgggagattcaggagtgaaactggtgtctgaggCACTGAagaacccagagtgtaaaatacagacactgaa tCTGAACCATGTCGAACTTACAGATTCTGGTgctgaggatctcgcctccgctctcagtacaaaccgatCACTGATGGAGCTGGACCTGGGATGGAACCCGCTCACAGACCagtctgtccccgctctccgccggcTCATACTGACCCACCCGAGTCTGGAGCAGATCAT GCTAGCGGTGAATAATTTCAGTGGGACTGGGGAGAATGAACTGGAATCTCTACAGGAgtccagacccggactgagagtgtaTCTGTAA
- the LOC140723328 gene encoding NACHT, LRR and PYD domains-containing protein 12-like, giving the protein MTQLLLLSHFLRFHGNKPRELQEVLHNFIVLCSLPLCVESLIWKARSRGILGKHVKWIHFGLDDKKQREMIEDGSREGSTVKAPPPRSHSPDGRWFSFRSLLKRIIGLEPEDRSLSGEQFDQVLIKQQNLITPVLTMGQCAGRGGLPVSSTSGKDTGPGSVITELLASWDDFQLLQLTDFYRDRLEQAMEGGVHGVSLALKTEKQFSREEHRKISDLADQGQRSDSSKLLLNLVMEKGSRARRVMWETFVKMWNDVPMLDKILNEIQIYGCDPSNRSNPAQGLIKVLSELKDVQQKHMDTLRAQTETLRVNTVLMREKVKVFQLVVRYAELIVISAVRDRRLVEHELLARGRDHERWREKHLHGEMEKIRTDQLFQSSFSRSKSKSGRSAAVAGVAGIGKTTMVQKIVYDWATGKIFQQFQFVFSFKFRDLNSINCRTNLGELILDQYPYFGNFLRDVWKNPQGLLFIFDGLDEFKHRIYFADSWRDTEPKHQCPDPECWCAVSDIVYSLIQGKLLPGCSVLVTTRPTALHLLEKADIRVWAEILGFAGEQWKEYFMKHFEDQTVAAAVFEHVKENEILYAMSYNPSYCWILALALGPFFTQRDRDPQRIPKTITQLYSYYIYSILKNHSREIENLRDVLLRVGQIMEI; this is encoded by the exons ATGACTCAA ttACTGTTGttgagccacttcctccgtttccacGGTAACAAACCACGAGAACTGCAAGAAGTGTTGCACAATTTCATCGTTCTGTGTTCACTTCCTCTTTGCGTAGAATCA CTGATCTGGAAAGCTCGGTCACGTGGGATTCTCGGGAAGCATGTGAAGTGGATTCACTTCGGGCTCGATGACAagaagcagagggagatgattGAAGATGGAT CACGTGAGGGTTCCACCGTCAAAGCTCCGCCCCCGCGCTCACATTCCCCGGATGGGCGGTGGTTTTCTTTCCGTTCTCTGTTGAAGCGGATCATCGGCTTGGAGCCGGAGGACCGATCTTTGTCTGGAGAACAATTTGACCAAGTTCTCATCA AGCAACAAAATCTGATCACACCTGTCCTCACAATGGGTCAATGTGCAGGCAGGGGAGGACTTCCAGTGTCGTCAACATCGGGAAAGGACACGG GTCCGGGCTCAGtgatcaccgagctcctggcaagctgggatgatttccagctgctgcagttgacggacttctaccgggacaggctggagcaggcgatggaaggaggggtTCACGGAGTGAGTCTGGCGTTAAAGACTGAGAAACAGTTCAGCagagaggaacatcgg aaaatctctgatctcgctgatcAGGGACAGCGGtcggacagttctaaactccttctgaacctggtgatggagaaaggctcccgcgcccggagggtgatgtgggagacCTTTGTGAAAATGTGGAATGATGTTCCAATgttggacaaaatactgaacgAAATACAGATATATG GTTGTGATCCCTCCAATCGATCAAATCCCGCTCAAGGTTTAATCAAGGTTCTCAGTgagctgaaag atgttcaacagaaacacatggatactctgcgggcacaaactgaaacactgagagtcaACACggtcctgatgagggagaaggtgaaggttttccagctggttgttCGATATGCTGAGCTCATCGTCATTTCTGCTGTTCGAGATCGGCGACTGGTTGAACATGAGCTActagcaagaggcagagaccacgagcgttggagagagaaacatctccaCGGAGAGatggaaaaaatccggactgatcagttattccagagcagcttttcccgaagtaaatccaaatctgggagatcagcagcagtggctggagtcgcggggattgggaaaacaacaatggtacaaaagattgtttatgactgggccacggggaaaatattccaacaattccagtttgtctttagtttcaaattccgggatttaaactccattaactgcagaacAAACCTgggggaactgattctggatcagtatccttactttgggaatttccTGAGAGATGTCTGGAAGAACCCACAGGGATTGTTGTtcatattcgatggtttggatgaattcaaacacagaatCTATTTTGCAGACAGTTGGAGAGATACAGAACctaagcaccagtgcccagatcccgagtgctGGTGTGCAGTgtcggacattgtgtacagtttaatccagggcaaactgctcccagggtgttcagtgctggtgaccacccgccccactgcgttacatttattggaaaaggcagatATCAGGGTCTGGGCAGAAATCCTGGGATTTGCTGGTGAGCaatggaaggaatatttcatgaagcattttgaagatcagacggtggcagctGCTGTTTTcgaacacgtgaaggagaacgagatcctgtacgccatgagctacaacccctcctactgctggatccttgcTCTTGCACTGGGTcctttcttcacacaaagagacagggacccacagcgaattcccaagaccatcacccaactgtattcctactatatttacagcatcctgaaaaaccacagccgtgagattgagaacctccgtgatgtgttactcagggttggtcagata atggagatttga
- the LOC140723327 gene encoding probable G-protein coupled receptor 139, with product MVVLFRGNCGLSKCISHYMVAMAMADLLVMMFCVIGYHFVMYQFPTSFLSYTSACKVVLYFTSTSLQTSVWCTVLFTGDRFVAICCQKLKVKYCTVRTAVAGIITVLVLLHLQSVPYLFQYKPVYVINGIQWGCQPSSWFMTSPVGVTFSFLQSILTVIIPFSLIALFNCLTVRRILLASKVRRGLRGHNSQTQKDPEMESRRKSIILLFSVSGSFILLWLPVTVSFLTTRLTGTAHYDGDYTDSAYVATEAGYMLMYLSSCTNSCIYTATQAQFREEMRRVLKSPWTLFLILINKRS from the coding sequence ATGGTGGTTCTCTTCCGAGGGAATTGCGGCCTTTCCAAATGTATATCCCACTACATGGTTGCCATGGCAATGGCAGATCTCCTGGTGATGATGTTCTGTGTAATCGGGTATCATTTCGTCATGTACCAGTTTCCAACATCCTTCCTGTCCTACACATCGGCTTGTAAGGTCGTCCTGTACTTCACGTCGACCAGCCTACAAACCTCGGTCTGGTGCACTGTCCTGTTCACAGGCGATCGGTTTGTAGCAATCTGTTGTCAGAAGCTTAAAGTGAAATATTGCACAGTGAGGACAGCTGTTGCCGGCATTATAACCGTGCTGGTCCTGCTGCATTTACAGAGCGTCCCGTATCTATTTCAGTATAAACCTGTGTATGTAATTAACGGTATTCAATGGGGCTGTCAGCCGAGCTCATGGTTCATGACGTCTCCTGTGGGAGTCACATTCTCCTTTCTGCAGAGTATTTTAACGGTTATAATACCTTTTTCTCTGATAGCCCTGTTTAACTGTCTGACAGTGAGGCGCATTTTATTAGCCAGTAAAGTGCGCCGCGGACTGCGCGGTCACAACAGTCAAACACAGAAGGATCCGGAGATGGAAAGCCGCCGGAAATCCATCATTTTACTCTTTAGTGTGTCCGGCAGTTTCATTCTGTTGTGGCTGCCGGTCACTGTGAGCTTTCTGACCACCCGACTCACAGGAACCGCGCATTACGACGGCGATTACACCGACTCTGCCTATGTCGCCACTGAAGCCGGCTACATGCTCATGTACCTGAGTTCCTGCACGAACAGCTGCATTTATACAGCGACCCAGGCTCAGTTTAGAGAAGAAATGCGGCGGGTGTTAAAATCTCCTTGGACTTTGTTTTTAATATTGATTAATAAACGCAGTTAA